A region of the Mycobacterium sp. NBC_00419 genome:
TGTGATCCTGGTGATCGGCCCGTGGAACTACCCCTTCTACCTGTGCATGGCTCCGCTGGTGGCCGCCATCGCCGCCGGTAACGCCGCGGTGATCAAGCCCTCCGAACTGGCGCCTGCCACCTCGGAACTCATCGCCCGCCTGGTGCCGCAGTACCTCGACACCGACGCGATCCGGGTGGTCGAAGGTGAAGCGTCGACCACGCAGGAGCTGCTGGCCCAGGGCTTCGACCATGCGTTGTTCACCGGTGGCACCGAGATCGGACGCAAGATCATGGCGGCCGCCGCCCCGACGCTGACCCCGGTCACGCTGGAGTTGGGCGGCAAGAGCCCGGTGCTGGTGCTCGACGACGCCGACCTCGACGTCACCGCACGCCGGATCGCGTGGACGAAGATGCTCAACTCGGGCCAGACCTGCATCGCGCCGGACTATGTGCTGGCCGACCGCAGGATCGCCGCCCAGCTCAGCGACAAGATCGCCGCAGCCATCGCACAGTTCCGCTCCGGCGAACAGGATCCGTCGCTGCGGATCGTCAACGAGCGCCAGTTCGATCGGCTGGCCGCCCTGATCAGCGCCACCGCCGGCACAGTGGTCACCGGTGGCGGGTCCGACCGCTCCGCCCTGCGCATCGAGCCGACGGTGGTCCTGGATCCGCCGCAGGACGATCCGGTGATGTCGGACGAGATCTTCGGCCCGATCCTGCCGATCCTCACCGTCGATTCGACGGAGGCGGCCGTCGACTTCGTCAACTCCCGGCCCAAGCCGCTGGCGCTCTACGTCTTCACCGCCGATCAGCGAAAGGCCCGCACCCTGATCGACCGGATGCCGTCCGGTGGAGCGGTGATCAACCACGTCGCGGTGCACTGCCTGGTGCCGCAGCTGCCGTTCGGCGGTGTGGGAGCCAGCGGTATCGGGGCCTATCACGGCAAATGGGGCTTCGAGACGCTCAGCCACCGGCGCGCAGTTCTCGCAAAGCCGGCGAAGCCGGACCTGCGCCTGATGTACCCGCCCTATAGCGATCGGGCGAAGAAGATCATTCGCAGGGCGTTGTGAGCGCCAGCAGGCAAACGCCGGCTGGCAAACAGGCGATAGCCCCTCTGGGTGCGAACTATCGGGAATCCGCGCGCGAATTCGCGCAGCCTAGCGAATTCTCGTGCGTTAATAACATCCGTCGATAATCGACATCGATGTAAGTTAACTGAGAAAGCTGGGCTGCCAGTTTGCGAAGGCGTGCTGAAACAGCAAGCGGTGCAACGTGTTTCAAACGTGAAAATCGTCGTGTCCTCACATTAAATCCCGGTGCCACAGGCAAATGACGCCCGCCATCAAATTCAGCGCTTAGTTGTGGCACAATTTGGCTGTGCCGCATACAGCCAGTCGGGGTCCAGGAAGACCGCCCGCAGCTAAGGCGGCGGAAACGCGCGAACGCATCCTGCGCGCCGCCCGCGAGGTGTTCAGCGAATTGGGATATGACGCTGCCACCTTCCAGGCGATCGCTATCCGCGCGGATTTGACCCGCCCCGCCATCAACCATTACTTCGCCAGCAAGCGCCTGCTCTACCAGGAGGTCGTCGAGCAGACCAACGGGCTGCTCGTCGAGTCCGCGGTGGCGCACTCCCAGCGGGAAGGCACCCTGGCCGGCAGGCTGCGGGCGTTCATCAGCGCCGCCGTGGCGGCCCAGGGTCAGGACCGGGCGGTGGCCGCGTTCCTCGTCACCTCGGTGCTGGAGTCGCAGCGGCATCCCGACCTCGACCAGGACGATAACGACGCGATGAACTTCACCCGCGGGTTCGTCACCTCAGCGATCAAGGATGCGATCGAGGCCGGTGAGATTCGCCCTGACATGGACGTGAATTCGGCCGCTGAAATGCTGATGGCGGTGTTGTGGGGTCTCGGCTTCTACGCCGGTTTCGTCGGCGATCAGGAGCGCCTGGTCGCGATCATGGACCAGTTCCTGAATCTGCTCAACGGCGAGATGTGGCGTGCCTCCGATCATGCGTGAGGTCAGCCACAGCTGCGCATAGCCCGGCTAAGTTATTCGGTAGCATCGCTTATGAACCTCATTGAACTGGGGTGATGCCACCCAATCGAAAGAACTTCGCCATGAGCAACCTGCGCACCCACGACGACACCTGGGACATCGCCACCAGCGTCGGATCGACAGCCGTGATGGTTGCGGCCGCGCGAGCCGGTGAGACCGACCGCCCCGACGCGCTGATCCGCGATCCCTACGCCCGCATCCTCGTCAGCGGGGCAGGGACCGGGATGTGGGAATCCATGCTGGACGACTCCATGGCCGACCGGCTGGCCTCGGCCGATCCGGAGGCCGCGGCGATGTTCGCCAACATGGGCAGCTACCAGGCCGTGCGCACTCACTTCTTCGACCGGTTCTTCGCCGAGGCGGTCGCCTCGGGTATCCGGCAGATCGTCATCCTGGCCTCCGGGCTGGACTCGCGTGCCTACCGCCTGGACTGGCCGGCCGGCACCCATGTCTACGAGATCGACCAGCCGAAGGTCCTCGAATACAAGGCTGCGACGTTGGCCGCCCACGACGTCCGCCCCGCCGCGGAGCTGCACGAGGTGCCCATCGACCTGCGCCAGGACTGGCCCGCCGCACTCCGCGAGCACGGCTTCGACGCCTCGCAGCCGACGGCGTGGCTGGCCGAAGGCCTGCTGATGTACCTGCCCGCCGACGCCCAGGACCGGCTCTTCGAACAGATCACGGCGCTGAGCGCCCCCGGAAGCCGGGTATCGGCCGAGGCGGTGGGCCACCAGGACGAGAGCCGGCGCGAGGAGTTCCGCGCCCGCTTCGACAAGTTCGCCGAACAGCTCGGCATCGAACGCAAGATCGACATCGGCGACCTGACCTACAACGACCCCGACCGCGCGGACCTCACCGAGTGGCTGGGCGCGCACGGCTGGACGGCCTCCGGTGTGTCGTCGGTCGAGGAGATGAAGCGGTTGGAGCGCTGGGTCGAGCTGCCGATCGCCACCACCCCGAACGCATTCGCCACCTTCGTCGTCGCCGAGCGCACCGCCTAGATCTGCCGCCTCCGAGCGGACGGTCCCGCCCCCATTGCCAACCGGCTGGTTGGCTACGATGGCCGGGCTACCAATCGCCGGAGAAAGGAAGCTCATGCCCGGAGTTGCGGATCGTGTCATCGTCGTCACGGGTGCCGGAGGTGGTCTGGGCCGTGAGTACGCCCTGACGCTGGCCAGTGAGGGCGCCAGCGTCGTGGTCAACGACCTCGGCGGCTCGCGCGACGGCACCGGCGCCGGCCACAACATGGCCGACCAGGTGGTCGCCGAGATCAAGGAAGCCGGTGGCCGTGCGGTCGCCAACTACGACTCTGTCGCCGAGGCCGACGGCGCCGCCAACATCATCAAGACCGCGATCGACGAGTTCGGCAAGGTCGACGGTGTGGTCAGCAACGCGGGCATCCTGCGCGACGGCACCTTCCACAAGATGCCCTTCGAGAACTGGGACTCGGTACTCAAGGTGCACCTCTACGGCGGCTACAACGTGATCCGCGCCGCCTGGCCGCACTTCCGCGAGCAGAGCTACGGCCGCATCGTCGTCGCCACTTCCACCAGCGGGTTGTTCGGCAACTTCGGGCAGGCCAACTACAGCGCCGCCAAGCTCGGACTGGTCGGCCTGATCAACACGCTGGCCCAGGAAGGCGCCAAGTACAACATCAAGTCGAATGCCCTCGCACCGATCGCCGCGACCCGGATGACCGAGGACATCCTGCCGCCCGAGGTGTTCAAGAAGCTCACCCCTGAGTACGTCGCGCCGGTGGTCGGTTACCTGTGCACCGAGGAGGTGCCCGACAACGGGTCGATCTTCATCGTCGGCGGCGGCAAGGTGCAGCGGGCCGCGCTGTTCCAGAACGACGGCGTCACCTTCGACCACGTGCCGAGCGTCGATGACGTCGCCGCGAACTGGGCGCAGATCGACGACCTCTCGGCTGCCCAGCACGCCAACTTCAAGCTGGGCTGAGCAACGACAGCATCACCGGCCGGCACGCGAGGCTTCTAATGGTCCGCGTGCTGGCCTTTGATGTCTTCGGCACCGTCGTCGACTGGCGTTCGAGCATCATCGCCGAACTCGAACGGTTCGCCGATCAGCAAGGCGTGCATCAGGATTGGGCGACGTTCGCCGACAGCTGGCGAGCCGGTTATGTTCCGGCGATGGACCGGGTCCGTCGTGGCGAGCTGCCGTGGACTCGATTGGACTATCTGCACCGCGAGATTCTCGACCAGCTGCTGCGCGACGCCGGCATCGAGGCGAGCGAGGTCGACGTCGACGACCTCAACCGCGCCTGGCACCGGTTGACCCCCTGGCCTGACTCGGTGGCCGGGCTGCACCGGCTCAAGGAGCGCTACACCATCACCACGCTGTCCAACGGCAACGTCTCGTTGCTGACCGACATGGCCAAACATGCGGGCCTGCCGTGGGATTGCGTGCTGTCGGCCGAGATCTTCGGGCACTACAAGCCCGATCCCGAGGCCTACCTGGGCTGCGCGGAGATCTTGGACGTCGCACCGGGAGAGGTCATGCTGGTCGCCGCGCACCCGAGCGATCTGCGTGCCGCGCGCGATGCCGGGCTGCGTACCGCCTACGTCGACCGTCCGCTGGAATGGGGACAAGCAGGGCGCTATCGGGTGCCGTTCGAGGCCGACGAATTCGATATCGTCGCAACGGATTTCCTCGAACTGGCCGATAAGCTCTAGTTTCCGGTGTCCTCGACAACCGAGTCGTCCGCACTGATCACCAGCGCCACCATGACCAAGGCGGTACCCGCAAGTTCGGTGGGTGTCGGCCACTGATGCAGCATGACCGCGCCGATACCGGCGGCGGTGGCGGGCAGCAGAGCCAGAAGCAAAGCGAAGCGGGCCCGGGGGATGAGCGTCAGGACGAACTGATCGAGCGCGTAGGGCACTGCCGTGGAGAGCACGCCGACACCAAGTCCGACCAACCACGTCCGGGGATCGGTGAGCACGTGCGCAGCGGTGTGTAGCTGACCAGCCAGCAGAGGTGCCGCCAGCAGCACTGCCGCGACAGCCATCCCGATGGCCAGGGAACCTTGCCCCGACCCCGCCTCGGCGACCCGTTTGCCGAGCAGGATGTAACCCGCCCACAGCACCGCGGCGACTAGGGCGAAGAACACACCGACGGCGTCGGCACCTGCCTGCAATCCCACTAGGAGCGCCACCCCGCCCGCCGCAAGTATGACGGCCAGGACATCGCGGGGGCGCCGTGTGCCCAGTGTCGCGACGGCGACGGGTCCGATGAATTCGATTGCCACCGCAGTACCGAGCGGGATACGTGAAATCGCTTCGAAGAAGGCCACATTCATCCCGACGGTGACGATCCCGAACCCTGCGGCGACGGTGAGGTCATGGCGCGTCCACCCGCAGCGCCACGGTCTGCGCCAGGCGAGCAGTACGACGGCGGCTCCCGCTGCGCGTAGCCAGGCGACCGTGGCCGGTTCGGCCGTGGCGAACAGGAAGACCGCCAGCGCGGCACCGACATATTGCGATACAGCGCCGACGATGAAGAACATCGGCACCGACCACTTCGGGACGCGGCGGTTCACCGCGTGGACCTACAGTGCGGCGTTGATGTCGTCGACCCTGTCGCGCGCATCGCCGAACAGCATCTGGGTGTTGTCGCGGAAGAACAGCGGATTCTGCACGCCGGCGTAACCGGAGGCCATGGACCGTTTGAACACGATGACGTGCTCGGCGTTCCACACCGTCAACACCGGCATGCCGGCGATCGGACTGCCCGGATCTTCCGACGCCGCCGGGTTCACTGTGTCGTTGGCGCCGATCACCAACACCACCGAGGTGTTCTCGAAATCATCGTTGATCTCATCCATTTCGAGCACGATGTCGTAGGGCACCTTGGCCTCTGCCAACAACACATTCATGTGTCCGGGCAGACGGCCTGCGACGGGGTGGATACCGAAACGCACCGTGACACCACGCTCGCGCAGCTTGCGGGTCAGCTCGGCAACGCCGTACTGGGCCTGGGCCACGGCCATTCCGTAGCCCGGGGTGATGATCACCGAACTGGCCGACTCCAGGAGCTCGGCGGCTCCCTCGGCGGTGATCTCGCGATGCTCGCCGTAGTCCTTGTCCTCGGCCGGCCCAGCCTCGATGCCGAACCCACCGGCGATGACCGAGATGAACGACCGGTTCATGGCTTTGCACATGATGTAGGACAGGTAGGCACCCGACGATCCGACCAGGGCGCCGGTGACGATCAACAGGTCGTTGGACAGTAGGAAGCCCGAAGCTGCTGCAGCCCAACCGGAATAGCTGTTGAGCATCGACACCACGACGGGCATGTCGCCACCGCCGATCGACGCGACCAGGTGCCAGCCCAGCAGCAGCGCCAGCACCGTGACGACGACGAGCAGCCACAGTTGGGGTTCGATGACGAACCACACGGTGAACGCAACGAACAACACCAGGGCGCCGACATTGAGAAAGTTCTTGCCGGGCAACATCAGTGGCGCCGATTTGATCCGCGCCGACAGTTTCAGGTTGGCGACGATCGATCCGGTGAAGGTGACGGCGCCGATGAACACGCCGATGAACACCTCGGCGGAGTGGATGCCGAGCATGCCCTCGCTGTTGAGCATTGCGGCCTCGGCGCCGGCCAGATCGTGTTCGACGTGCAGGTAGCCGTTCCAGCCGACCAACACCGCGGCCAGACCGACGAAGCTGTGCAGCAGGGCAATCAGCTCGGGCATACCGGTCATCTCGACCACGCGGGCACGCCACAACCCGATCGCGGCACCGATGGCCATGGCTCCGATCAGCAGGCCCAGACCGAGCGGCTCGATATGGCGGGCCAGGGCCAGCGCGATGGTGGCTACCAGGGCCACCACCATGCCGGCCATACCGAATGTGTTTCCGGCCCGCGATGTTTCGTGCTTGGACAGCCCGGCCAGCGCAAGGATGAACAGCAGGGCCGCGACGATGTAGGCCGCGGTGGCGGCCGTTTCCAATGTGAACAACTCAGCTCCTCGAGAACATCGCGAGCATGCGACGCGTCACCGCGAAGCCACCGAAGATGTTGATACTGGCAAGTAGGACGGCGACCGCGGCCAATGAGGTGACGATGACGTCACCGTGGCCGATCTGGAGTAGTGCGCCGACGACGATGATGCCGGAGATGGCGTTGGTCACCGACATCAGCGGGGTGTGCAGGGCGTGGTGCACGTGGCCGATGACGTAGTAACCGATCACGATCGCCAGGGCGAAGACCGTTAGGTGCACCTGCAGTGCGGCCGGGGACAATGCGATGAGCAGGAACAGCACGGCGGCGGCACCAAAGGTGACGCCGAGCCGTCGGCCCATCGTCATCGGTTGCTTGGCCTGCTGCATCGTCGGGGCTGCCGTCGCAGACTGTGCCGGAGCAGCGGATACCTGTACCGGTGGTGGTGGCCACGTCGTCTGGCCGTCGCGGACCACGGTGACCGAGCGCTGCACGACGTCGTCGAAATCGAGGACGAGCGTGCCGTCCTTCTCCGGGGTCAGCAGCTTGAGGAGGTTGACCAGGTTGGTGCCGTAGAGCTGCGAGGCCTGGGTGGGCAGCCGGCCGACCAGGTCGGTGTAGCCGATGATCGTCACGCCGTTGTTGGTGAGGACGGCCTGGTCTTTGACGGTGCCCTCGACGTTGCCGCCGTTGGCCGCCGCCATATCGACGATGACGCTGCCGGATTTCATCGAGGCGACCATGTCGGCGGTGATGATGCGCGGTGCGGGCCGGCCCGGGATCAGCGCCGTAGTGATGATGATGTCGACGTCTTTGGACTGATCGGCGTAGAGCTGCGCCTCGCGGGCCTTGTAGTCGTCGCCCATCTCCTTGGCGTACCCGGTCGCCGAAACCTCGGTCTCGGCTGATTCGATCGAAAGATACTCTCCGCCAAGGGATTTGACCTGATCGGCGACCTCGGGGCGGGGGTCGGTGGCGCGCACGATGGCACCGAGGCTGCCCGCGGCGCCGATCGCCGCCAGCCCGGCGACACCAGCACCGACCACCAGGACCTTGGCCGGCGGGACCTTGCCCGCCGCGGTCACCTGGCCGGTGAAGAACCGGCCGAAGGCGTGCGCGGCTTCCACCACGGCGCGGTAACCGGCGATATTGGCCATCGAGGACAGCACGTCCAGCGACTGGGCTCGTGAGATCCGCGGTACCGCGTCCATGGCCAGCACCGTGACGGGCCGTGTGGACAGTTCCTCGACGAGCTCGGGTTTCAGGGCTGGGGAGATCAGGCTGATGAGCGTCGCGCCGTCGCGCAGTGCGGTGATCTCGGCACTGGTGGGTGCATTGACCTTGAGGACGATATCGGCGCCGAGCGCCTCGGCTGTGGTGCCGATACCGGCCCCGGCCTCGACGAATGCCTCGTCGGAGAAGCTGGCCGCGACACCCGCACCGGATTCGACCAGGACGTCATAGCCGAGTTTGATGAGCTGGCCGACGGTCTGTGGTGTGGCGGCGACACGCGTCTCTCCCGCTAGAGACTCGCGCGGAATCCCGATGAGCATCGATGCGATCCGATCTGGTTGGTCGTGGGCGAGGCCGGATGGAAAATGCCAGTGTATGAAACGGCGGAGTCCACCTGTGGACTCAGTACCCTCGCGCTGTACCCTCGCGCTCCGATCGCCAGACAGGTGTCCACTCATACGGATGAGGTCCTAGGCTCGGACCAGTGAGCACCGGTGGAATCCTTCTGGTTGGGCTGGCCATTGCTGTCGGCCTGGTCGGCATCATCGTGCCGCTGCTCCCCGGCACGCTGCTGGTGTTCGCCGCGATCGCGGTGTGGGCCGTCATGGAGCACACCGTGGTGTCGTGGGTGGTGCTCGCGGTGGTCACTGCGATCATCGGTGGCAGCCTGCTGGTGAAGTACGTCTGGCCGGTGCGCCGGATGCGTGCCGCCGACGTCGGCGGTTGGAGCCTGACCATTGGTGCGGTGGCCGGTGTCATCGGGTTCTTCGTGGTTCCGGTGGCCGGTCTCGTACTCGGGTTCGTGCTCGGCGTGTATCTCGCTGAGCTGGCCCAGCGCCGGGATCGCCGGCGAGCGTGGGCGTCGACGGTGCACGCGGTCAAGGGCGCCGCGCTGTCGGTCGGCGTCGAACTGGCCGGCGGCCTGCTGGCCACCGCGGTGTGGGTGGTCGGGCTGGTGCTAACCCAGTAGGACCGCGCGCAGCCGCGCCAGGTCGTCGGCCGTGACCTCGGCGGCCTCCAGATATCCGGGCAGCCCGCCGTACTCCTCGTCGATCACCCGGCGCGCGGTCACCAGGTAGTCCTCCTGGACGCCGAGCACCCCGTCCGGCAGGCGGGACTCCGCGAAGGCCACCACCTCCGGGGTGATCCCCTCGCGTTTGCGCACCGACTCCAGAATCCGGTCGCGCAACCGGCCGACCGCGTCGTTGCTGCGCAGGAAGTCGGCCATGATGGCCTCGCGGGGAACGCCGATGGACTCCAGCACGACGGCGATGGAGAACCCGGTGCGGTCCTTGCCCGCGAAGCAGTGCACCAGCACCGGCCGGTTGTCGGCGAGCAGCGTGGCGACCTGGCGGACGGCGCGGCGCGCTCCGGCCAGCTTGGCGAACCGGGCGTACTCGTCGTTCATCCACTTCGACCCGGCGGCCATGACGTCGTCGTCCGGGGTGGCCTCGGTCATCATCTTCTCCCACGCCGTCTCGTGCGGCGCGGCGGTCGGCGTGTGGGAGAGGTCGGGGAACGGCAACAGATGCACCGTCACGTCATCGGGAACCGCACCGGGGCCGCGCTTTTCGACCTCGATCGGGGAGCGCAGGTCGGCGACATCGGTAACGCCCAAGCCGCGCAGGACATCCCGGCCCGAATCATCGAGCCCACTCAGCTCACTGGACCGGAAGAACAACCCGGGCCGGATGCCCGTACTCTCTGCTACGTCGCGGAAGTTCCACGCGCCGGACAGCTGTGCGCCGCTCACCCCTTGGTCGCCGCTTCTGCGAAAGCGCTTTTTTCAGAGCCGATTTCGGCGCGGGCAATGCTGCGCATATGGACCTCGTCAGGTCCGTCGAAGATGCGCATCGCACGCTGCCAGCCGTACATCCGGGCCAGCGGGAAGTCGTCGCTGACGCCGCCGCCGCCGTGCACCTGGATCGCCCGGTCGATGACGTTGCAGGACATCTGCGGCGCGACCGCCTTGATCTGCGCGACGAGGTTGCGGGCCTCCTTGTTGCCGTGCTGGTCGATGGTCCACGCCGCCTTCTGGCACAGCAGACGGGCCTGGTCGATCTCGTTGCGAGACAAGGCAATCTGCTGTTGCACCACACCCTGCTCGGC
Encoded here:
- a CDS encoding aldehyde dehydrogenase family protein, producing the protein MTVQITSDQHTADSTAGVLADVRRVFNSGRTRPLEWRSQQLRAIERMCDEREPEIAEALGRDLGRPAFDAWLGDIGSTKAEAAFARKHLKKWVKPKRQGLPLGQLPGRAWVQYDPLGVILVIGPWNYPFYLCMAPLVAAIAAGNAAVIKPSELAPATSELIARLVPQYLDTDAIRVVEGEASTTQELLAQGFDHALFTGGTEIGRKIMAAAAPTLTPVTLELGGKSPVLVLDDADLDVTARRIAWTKMLNSGQTCIAPDYVLADRRIAAQLSDKIAAAIAQFRSGEQDPSLRIVNERQFDRLAALISATAGTVVTGGGSDRSALRIEPTVVLDPPQDDPVMSDEIFGPILPILTVDSTEAAVDFVNSRPKPLALYVFTADQRKARTLIDRMPSGGAVINHVAVHCLVPQLPFGGVGASGIGAYHGKWGFETLSHRRAVLAKPAKPDLRLMYPPYSDRAKKIIRRAL
- a CDS encoding TetR/AcrR family transcriptional regulator, whose translation is MPHTASRGPGRPPAAKAAETRERILRAAREVFSELGYDAATFQAIAIRADLTRPAINHYFASKRLLYQEVVEQTNGLLVESAVAHSQREGTLAGRLRAFISAAVAAQGQDRAVAAFLVTSVLESQRHPDLDQDDNDAMNFTRGFVTSAIKDAIEAGEIRPDMDVNSAAEMLMAVLWGLGFYAGFVGDQERLVAIMDQFLNLLNGEMWRASDHA
- a CDS encoding class I SAM-dependent methyltransferase — its product is MSNLRTHDDTWDIATSVGSTAVMVAAARAGETDRPDALIRDPYARILVSGAGTGMWESMLDDSMADRLASADPEAAAMFANMGSYQAVRTHFFDRFFAEAVASGIRQIVILASGLDSRAYRLDWPAGTHVYEIDQPKVLEYKAATLAAHDVRPAAELHEVPIDLRQDWPAALREHGFDASQPTAWLAEGLLMYLPADAQDRLFEQITALSAPGSRVSAEAVGHQDESRREEFRARFDKFAEQLGIERKIDIGDLTYNDPDRADLTEWLGAHGWTASGVSSVEEMKRLERWVELPIATTPNAFATFVVAERTA
- a CDS encoding SDR family oxidoreductase; the protein is MPGVADRVIVVTGAGGGLGREYALTLASEGASVVVNDLGGSRDGTGAGHNMADQVVAEIKEAGGRAVANYDSVAEADGAANIIKTAIDEFGKVDGVVSNAGILRDGTFHKMPFENWDSVLKVHLYGGYNVIRAAWPHFREQSYGRIVVATSTSGLFGNFGQANYSAAKLGLVGLINTLAQEGAKYNIKSNALAPIAATRMTEDILPPEVFKKLTPEYVAPVVGYLCTEEVPDNGSIFIVGGGKVQRAALFQNDGVTFDHVPSVDDVAANWAQIDDLSAAQHANFKLG
- a CDS encoding haloacid dehalogenase type II — protein: MVRVLAFDVFGTVVDWRSSIIAELERFADQQGVHQDWATFADSWRAGYVPAMDRVRRGELPWTRLDYLHREILDQLLRDAGIEASEVDVDDLNRAWHRLTPWPDSVAGLHRLKERYTITTLSNGNVSLLTDMAKHAGLPWDCVLSAEIFGHYKPDPEAYLGCAEILDVAPGEVMLVAAHPSDLRAARDAGLRTAYVDRPLEWGQAGRYRVPFEADEFDIVATDFLELADKL
- a CDS encoding EamA family transporter, encoding MNRRVPKWSVPMFFIVGAVSQYVGAALAVFLFATAEPATVAWLRAAGAAVVLLAWRRPWRCGWTRHDLTVAAGFGIVTVGMNVAFFEAISRIPLGTAVAIEFIGPVAVATLGTRRPRDVLAVILAAGGVALLVGLQAGADAVGVFFALVAAVLWAGYILLGKRVAEAGSGQGSLAIGMAVAAVLLAAPLLAGQLHTAAHVLTDPRTWLVGLGVGVLSTAVPYALDQFVLTLIPRARFALLLALLPATAAGIGAVMLHQWPTPTELAGTALVMVALVISADDSVVEDTGN
- the pntB gene encoding Re/Si-specific NAD(P)(+) transhydrogenase subunit beta yields the protein MFTLETAATAAYIVAALLFILALAGLSKHETSRAGNTFGMAGMVVALVATIALALARHIEPLGLGLLIGAMAIGAAIGLWRARVVEMTGMPELIALLHSFVGLAAVLVGWNGYLHVEHDLAGAEAAMLNSEGMLGIHSAEVFIGVFIGAVTFTGSIVANLKLSARIKSAPLMLPGKNFLNVGALVLFVAFTVWFVIEPQLWLLVVVTVLALLLGWHLVASIGGGDMPVVVSMLNSYSGWAAAASGFLLSNDLLIVTGALVGSSGAYLSYIMCKAMNRSFISVIAGGFGIEAGPAEDKDYGEHREITAEGAAELLESASSVIITPGYGMAVAQAQYGVAELTRKLRERGVTVRFGIHPVAGRLPGHMNVLLAEAKVPYDIVLEMDEINDDFENTSVVLVIGANDTVNPAASEDPGSPIAGMPVLTVWNAEHVIVFKRSMASGYAGVQNPLFFRDNTQMLFGDARDRVDDINAAL
- a CDS encoding Re/Si-specific NAD(P)(+) transhydrogenase subunit alpha, which codes for MLIGIPRESLAGETRVAATPQTVGQLIKLGYDVLVESGAGVAASFSDEAFVEAGAGIGTTAEALGADIVLKVNAPTSAEITALRDGATLISLISPALKPELVEELSTRPVTVLAMDAVPRISRAQSLDVLSSMANIAGYRAVVEAAHAFGRFFTGQVTAAGKVPPAKVLVVGAGVAGLAAIGAAGSLGAIVRATDPRPEVADQVKSLGGEYLSIESAETEVSATGYAKEMGDDYKAREAQLYADQSKDVDIIITTALIPGRPAPRIITADMVASMKSGSVIVDMAAANGGNVEGTVKDQAVLTNNGVTIIGYTDLVGRLPTQASQLYGTNLVNLLKLLTPEKDGTLVLDFDDVVQRSVTVVRDGQTTWPPPPVQVSAAPAQSATAAPTMQQAKQPMTMGRRLGVTFGAAAVLFLLIALSPAALQVHLTVFALAIVIGYYVIGHVHHALHTPLMSVTNAISGIIVVGALLQIGHGDVIVTSLAAVAVLLASINIFGGFAVTRRMLAMFSRS
- a CDS encoding DUF456 domain-containing protein, whose protein sequence is MSTGGILLVGLAIAVGLVGIIVPLLPGTLLVFAAIAVWAVMEHTVVSWVVLAVVTAIIGGSLLVKYVWPVRRMRAADVGGWSLTIGAVAGVIGFFVVPVAGLVLGFVLGVYLAELAQRRDRRRAWASTVHAVKGAALSVGVELAGGLLATAVWVVGLVLTQ
- a CDS encoding tyrosine-protein phosphatase yields the protein MSGAQLSGAWNFRDVAESTGIRPGLFFRSSELSGLDDSGRDVLRGLGVTDVADLRSPIEVEKRGPGAVPDDVTVHLLPFPDLSHTPTAAPHETAWEKMMTEATPDDDVMAAGSKWMNDEYARFAKLAGARRAVRQVATLLADNRPVLVHCFAGKDRTGFSIAVVLESIGVPREAIMADFLRSNDAVGRLRDRILESVRKREGITPEVVAFAESRLPDGVLGVQEDYLVTARRVIDEEYGGLPGYLEAAEVTADDLARLRAVLLG